CTCGATGATCCGGCGCGAGAAGGTCGCGGGATGGGCGGGGTCGAGCGCCTCGTAGAGGATATGCGCGGTCATGCCCCAGGGCAGGTCGCGATTCGCCGCGAAGGGTGCGAAATCGGTATCGAGCGCGGTTGCGGTGACGCGTGGCAGGCCGTGATGGCTGTCGAGCCCGGCGCGGCCGTGGCCGGGCATGTGCTTCATTACCGGCACGATGCCCTGGAACATCAGGCCCCAGGCGATGTCCGCCCCCAGCGCGCCGACCACGGCGGGGTCGGCGGCGATCGCCCGGTCGCCGATCACGTCATGCGCACCCGGAACCGGGACGTCGAGCACCGGGGCGGCGACGACGTCGAACCCCGCGTCGCGGGCCATCGCGCCGATCGCGGCGCCATGGGCGCGGGCGGCGTTGCGGGCGGCGTCGGGGTCCGTCGCGAACAGGGCGCCGAGATGGGCGGCGGGCGGCAGTTCGGGCCAGTGCGGCGCGCGCAGCCGGGCGACGCGGCCGCCTTCCTGGTCGACCATCAGCACCGCCTCTTTCGGTAGGCTCTCGCGCAGCGCGGCGACGAGATCGCAGAGCTGCGCCGGGTCGGCGATGTTGCGGCCGAACAGGATCACGCCCGCCGGCGGATGCTCGGCGAACAGCGCGCGTTCCTCCGGCGCGAGGGTGGGGCCGGCGATGCCGAGTATGGCGGCCTTCATGGACGGTGCCTCACTTCGGCGGGACGTAGCAGGCGACGTGGCGGGTCTTCAACCGGTCGCAGAACGCGGCGGCGGCGGCGGCGCTGGCGAAGCCGCCAAGGCGCAGCCGGTAGAAGGTCTGCCCGTTCACCGTGCCCGGCACAACGACGGGGGTGCGCCCGGCCAGCAGGTCGGGCACGCGGGCAAGCAGGATCTGCCAGGCCTCATTGGCTTTCGCCATCGAGACGAGGGCGCCGAGCTGGAT
This genomic interval from Acidiphilium multivorum AIU301 contains the following:
- the nagZ gene encoding beta-N-acetylhexosaminidase; amino-acid sequence: MKAAILGIAGPTLAPEERALFAEHPPAGVILFGRNIADPAQLCDLVAALRESLPKEAVLMVDQEGGRVARLRAPHWPELPPAAHLGALFATDPDAARNAARAHGAAIGAMARDAGFDVVAAPVLDVPVPGAHDVIGDRAIAADPAVVGALGADIAWGLMFQGIVPVMKHMPGHGRAGLDSHHGLPRVTATALDTDFAPFAANRDLPWGMTAHILYEALDPAHPATFSRRIIEEVIRGRIGFRGILVSDDLAMGALDGAPASRALRALAAGCDLALYCPGEPAANRAVLEAVPDLDVALIPRLKQTAIP